The following are encoded together in the Deinococcus soli (ex Cha et al. 2016) genome:
- a CDS encoding response regulator, translating into MIRVLLVDDHALFRQGLRSLLESEGMRVIGEAANGREAIRYAADTHPDVILMDIQMPDLDGVKATQSILEIDPNARVIMITMYRQDRYVFEAVKAGARGYVLKDADAATLLDVIRRVAAGEALLDPEMAQNVLDDFRDKREELPSEKHADLNERETMILKLLAQGFSNQDIALRLDISEKTVRNRLSEIFTKLQLNNRTQAALYAIREGIANLE; encoded by the coding sequence ATGATTCGCGTCTTGCTCGTGGATGATCACGCGCTGTTCCGTCAGGGACTGCGCAGCCTGCTGGAGTCCGAGGGAATGCGCGTGATCGGCGAGGCCGCCAACGGCCGCGAGGCGATCCGGTACGCGGCGGACACGCATCCGGACGTGATCCTGATGGACATCCAGATGCCGGACCTGGACGGCGTGAAGGCCACGCAGAGCATCCTGGAGATCGACCCGAACGCCCGGGTGATCATGATCACGATGTACCGCCAGGACCGCTACGTGTTCGAGGCCGTGAAGGCCGGGGCGCGCGGCTACGTCCTGAAGGACGCGGACGCCGCGACGCTGCTGGACGTGATCCGCCGCGTGGCGGCCGGCGAGGCCCTGCTGGACCCCGAGATGGCGCAGAACGTTCTGGACGACTTCCGCGACAAGCGCGAGGAGCTGCCCAGCGAGAAGCATGCGGACCTGAACGAACGCGAGACGATGATCCTGAAGCTGCTCGCGCAGGGCTTCTCGAATCAGGACATCGCGCTGCGGCTGGACATCAGCGAGAAGACGGTCCGCAACCGCCTGTCGGAGATCTTCACGAAGTTGCAGCTGAACAACCGCACGCAGGCGGCGCTGTACGCGATCCGCGAGGGCATCGCCAACCTTGAGTAA
- a CDS encoding serine hydrolase, producing MAAFQAHLAASGFAGTVGLRVTDVTGAELIAWNAERVFPAASTIKVPLLVLALQEAQAGRLDLSARVTMQPGDRVPGAGVLHDLDGGLALTWRDVLTLMIVVSDNTATNLVIARLGVDAVNAWLAAQGLTGTRLVGKLQLPPGQRNEAQRRGERNATTARDQTALLRALVAGDVLDEAHTALALDILGRQQYRDLIARHVPCGPDGERLYRSATKSGELLGVHHDVGVLFTPRPLLVGLLSEGGVDPREHPENADVRTLAGALWPLLAALGGDPGAGDI from the coding sequence CTGGCGGCCTTTCAGGCGCATCTGGCAGCGTCGGGCTTTGCCGGCACGGTGGGGCTGCGGGTCACGGACGTGACGGGTGCGGAGCTGATCGCCTGGAACGCGGAGCGGGTGTTCCCGGCGGCGAGTACCATCAAGGTGCCGCTGCTGGTGCTGGCCCTTCAGGAGGCGCAGGCGGGCCGCCTGGACCTGTCGGCCCGGGTGACCATGCAGCCCGGAGACCGCGTGCCGGGGGCGGGCGTCCTGCACGATCTGGATGGCGGACTGGCCCTGACGTGGCGGGACGTGCTGACCCTGATGATCGTCGTGAGCGACAACACCGCCACGAACCTCGTGATCGCGCGGCTGGGCGTGGACGCCGTGAACGCGTGGCTGGCGGCGCAGGGCCTGACGGGCACGCGGCTGGTCGGAAAGTTGCAGTTGCCCCCCGGGCAGCGCAACGAGGCGCAGCGCCGCGGTGAGCGCAACGCCACCACCGCACGCGACCAGACGGCGCTGCTGCGCGCCCTGGTGGCCGGGGATGTGCTGGACGAGGCGCATACGGCGCTGGCGCTGGACATCCTGGGACGGCAGCAGTACCGCGACCTGATCGCCCGGCATGTGCCCTGTGGCCCGGACGGGGAGCGCCTGTACCGGAGCGCCACGAAGAGCGGCGAGCTGCTGGGCGTTCACCATGACGTCGGCGTGCTGTTCACGCCCCGCCCCCTGCTCGTGGGCCTCCTCTCCGAGGGTGGGGTGGATCCGCGTGAGCACCCCGAGAACGCCGACGTGCGGACGCTGGCGGGTGCCCTGTGGCCGCTCCTGGCAGCGCTGGGCGGAGACCCGGGGGCCGGGGACATTTAA